In a single window of the Patescibacteria group bacterium genome:
- a CDS encoding thiamine pyrophosphate-dependent enzyme, translating into MPTPVLSQKNKELLLGNEAVVRGALESGLGFASTYPGTPASEIGDTFSRVFQKLGFYFEYSTNEKVALEAAAGAAFSGVKAMVGMKHYGVNVASDTLLPLAYFGCPLVVVVADDPGCWSSVQTEQDTRWYSWMGKLPTLEPANSQEAKDMTKRAFEIAWDYEVPVVVRLTTRVSHTRSLVELKPLGSFESQGRFEKPEGGFEVGSARTLELKKKLLSKISKIREEVSNQEGLNKTFGNSSKVGVVASGVSWEYLQEALSILKVEIPAFKVGMSYPFPEEMITEFMKGKEKVFVLEELDPIIESEVKRIAKDSNSGLEIHGKDWLPEVGEYKPEMIKEAVVKLAGASLAESTRELLDKFPEIKTLADAASKPPTFCAGCPHRATFWAVKQALGEDKVCGGDIGCYMLGALEPYKNQDFIVAMGAGVGISHGISKVSEEKPLVFIGDSTFFHAGIPALTNMVFNNSNALVIVMDNRLTAMTGQQPHPGTGERAGGEKCKEVLIEDVARAVGAERVEVANVYNFEDTKEKIKELYATPGVSVLVAKGKCRLAVVREMARAGKDTPKFKIVSQEDNQKLKKLDCPAIREDKGKLYIDPELCWGCAYCKQIAPNSVKPAK; encoded by the coding sequence ATGCCCACACCTGTACTATCCCAAAAAAATAAAGAATTGCTTTTAGGTAATGAGGCTGTGGTTCGCGGTGCATTAGAGTCTGGGCTTGGTTTTGCTTCTACATATCCTGGCACCCCCGCTTCTGAAATTGGCGATACTTTTTCAAGAGTTTTCCAAAAATTAGGATTTTATTTTGAATATAGTACTAATGAGAAAGTGGCTTTGGAGGCTGCGGCAGGAGCAGCCTTTTCCGGTGTTAAGGCTATGGTTGGGATGAAACATTATGGAGTAAATGTAGCTTCTGACACACTTCTCCCACTTGCCTATTTTGGATGCCCCTTGGTAGTTGTTGTAGCAGATGACCCCGGTTGTTGGAGCTCTGTTCAGACAGAACAAGACACACGCTGGTATTCATGGATGGGGAAGCTTCCCACTTTGGAACCGGCAAATTCTCAGGAAGCGAAGGATATGACAAAAAGAGCTTTTGAAATTGCTTGGGATTATGAGGTTCCAGTGGTTGTTCGTCTGACAACAAGAGTATCTCATACTAGAAGTTTGGTAGAGTTGAAACCTTTAGGTAGTTTTGAGTCTCAAGGAAGGTTTGAAAAACCGGAAGGAGGATTTGAGGTTGGGAGTGCTCGCACTTTAGAGTTGAAGAAGAAGTTGCTTTCTAAAATTAGTAAGATTCGGGAAGAGGTTTCCAATCAGGAGGGTTTAAACAAAACTTTTGGGAACAGTAGTAAGGTTGGTGTAGTCGCCAGTGGTGTTTCTTGGGAATATTTGCAAGAAGCTTTAAGTATTTTAAAGGTGGAGATACCTGCCTTTAAGGTTGGTATGAGCTATCCCTTTCCTGAAGAGATGATCACGGAGTTTATGAAGGGAAAAGAGAAAGTATTTGTATTAGAAGAGCTGGATCCGATTATTGAATCCGAAGTTAAAAGAATTGCAAAGGATTCCAACTCTGGGTTGGAAATACACGGTAAAGATTGGCTTCCGGAAGTAGGGGAGTATAAACCAGAGATGATTAAAGAAGCGGTTGTAAAACTTGCGGGGGCATCTCTAGCAGAAAGTACTAGGGAGCTGCTGGACAAGTTCCCGGAAATTAAAACTTTGGCTGATGCAGCTTCAAAACCCCCCACCTTTTGTGCTGGTTGTCCTCACCGGGCTACTTTTTGGGCTGTGAAACAAGCTTTAGGCGAGGATAAAGTTTGTGGTGGTGATATTGGGTGTTATATGCTGGGAGCTCTAGAACCTTACAAGAACCAAGATTTTATTGTGGCAATGGGCGCAGGTGTGGGAATCTCGCATGGTATTTCTAAAGTGAGTGAAGAAAAACCCCTTGTTTTTATTGGGGATTCAACTTTTTTCCATGCTGGAATACCAGCACTAACTAACATGGTTTTTAATAATAGCAATGCTTTGGTAATAGTAATGGATAACCGGTTAACAGCTATGACAGGACAGCAACCACACCCCGGTACTGGAGAAAGAGCAGGCGGTGAGAAATGTAAAGAAGTTCTTATTGAGGATGTAGCTAGGGCAGTTGGTGCTGAGAGGGTGGAGGTTGCAAACGTTTATAATTTTGAAGACACAAAGGAAAAGATAAAAGAGCTTTACGCAACGCCAGGAGTGTCTGTGTTGGTTGCTAAAGGAAAATGTAGGCTTGCCGTAGTAAGGGAGATGGCTAGGGCAGGCAAAGATACTCCTAAGTTTAAGATTGTGAGTCAGGAAGATAACCAAAAGCTCAAAAAACTTGACTGCCCAGCAATAAGGGAGGATAAAGGTAAGCTATATATTGATCCCGAGCTTTGTTGGGGCTGCGCGTATTGTAAACAGATAGCTCCAAACTCAGTTAAACCAGCAAAGTAA
- a CDS encoding inorganic diphosphatase — protein sequence MDNQNNLFHKLSPGPNPPKEIHCLVEISRGGSNKYEYDESIGVFKLDRALYGSVFYPTEYGFIPQTWGKDNDPLDVMVLSTFTTFPGCLLNACPIGLLDLIDSGEKDSKVISVASSDPRFKDTKKLEDLSSHFRKEITNFWQNYAELQAEKNIKIEGWKSIEDAYQAIEAAIKDYKNKFQ from the coding sequence ATGGATAACCAAAACAATTTGTTTCATAAACTTTCTCCTGGACCAAACCCACCAAAAGAGATTCATTGTTTAGTAGAAATATCAAGGGGTGGCAGTAATAAATACGAATACGACGAGAGTATTGGAGTTTTTAAATTGGACCGCGCTTTATATGGATCCGTATTCTACCCTACTGAATACGGATTTATCCCCCAAACATGGGGAAAAGATAACGACCCTTTAGATGTAATGGTCCTCTCCACTTTCACAACTTTTCCCGGTTGTCTCTTAAACGCTTGCCCAATTGGACTTTTAGATTTAATTGACTCAGGAGAAAAGGATAGTAAGGTTATTAGTGTAGCTTCTTCCGATCCCCGCTTTAAAGACACAAAAAAACTGGAAGATCTCAGTTCTCATTTTAGAAAGGAAATAACCAACTTTTGGCAAAATTATGCTGAGCTACAGGCAGAAAAGAATATTAAAATTGAAGGATGGAAAAGTATCGAAGATGCTTACCAGGCAATCGAAGCTGCTATCAAAGATTACAAAAATAAATTCCAGTAA
- the trxA gene encoding thioredoxin — protein MVVILNDENFEEEVLDAEGLVLVDFWAPWCGPCQIMSPVVEELGEECGDQLKVGKLNVDENPQAAEAYGIMSIPTLLFFEDGEQVDQLVGVHSRSNIKALIDELVK, from the coding sequence GTGGTTGTAATACTTAATGATGAAAATTTTGAAGAAGAAGTTTTGGATGCTGAGGGCTTAGTTCTTGTTGACTTTTGGGCGCCCTGGTGTGGTCCCTGTCAAATTATGAGCCCAGTAGTGGAAGAGTTAGGTGAGGAGTGTGGTGACCAGTTAAAAGTGGGAAAGTTAAATGTTGACGAGAATCCTCAGGCTGCTGAGGCTTACGGAATAATGAGTATCCCTACCTTGCTTTTCTTTGAAGATGGAGAGCAAGTGGATCAATTAGTGGGTGTACACTCTCGGAGTAATATAAAAGCACTTATTGATGAACTGGTGAAGTAG
- a CDS encoding YibE/F family protein, translated as MFESNILLRFITIIFIFSLVLPSFVLAADELPQETVLEGRVVNVLDQEENQGDPEAQIFVVKLESGDRAGEEVEVLGGGSTQRIGDSEYKEGDRVLVAQTTNLSGDSEFYIQGFVRRNALLSLFVIFVIVTLLVARWRGLTSLIGMAMSFLVIFKGISPLILGGANPVLVVAGASLAIIPLTFFLSHGMNKKSLVAAASTVLSLIVTIGLASLFSNIAHLTGYSSEEAAYLQTMVPGKINFQGLVLAGIIVGVLGVLDDITVAQAAVVQKLREANPRLPSNELFFNALYVGRDHIASMVNTLILVYAGASLPLLLLFVNTSQDLSLVINNQFLAEEIVRTLVGSIGLIFAVPVTTFFAVKAFPRPFSSQS; from the coding sequence ATGTTTGAAAGCAATATATTACTCCGGTTTATAACTATAATTTTTATTTTTTCTCTTGTATTACCATCCTTTGTATTAGCAGCAGATGAGCTACCGCAAGAAACTGTTTTGGAGGGTCGGGTAGTAAATGTTTTGGATCAAGAAGAGAACCAAGGTGATCCGGAAGCCCAGATATTTGTAGTTAAGTTAGAGAGTGGGGACCGGGCGGGAGAAGAGGTAGAAGTATTGGGTGGTGGTTCTACTCAACGGATTGGTGACTCGGAGTACAAAGAAGGTGATCGTGTTCTGGTTGCCCAAACAACAAATCTTTCGGGTGACTCGGAATTTTATATTCAAGGTTTTGTGCGGCGCAATGCTTTGCTTTCCTTGTTTGTTATTTTTGTAATAGTTACCCTCCTAGTGGCTCGCTGGCGTGGTTTGACCTCTCTTATAGGTATGGCAATGTCCTTCCTTGTTATTTTTAAAGGGATTAGTCCTCTTATTCTAGGAGGAGCTAATCCTGTGTTGGTAGTTGCAGGAGCGTCTCTAGCTATAATTCCATTAACCTTCTTTTTGTCGCACGGGATGAATAAGAAGAGTTTAGTTGCGGCAGCTAGCACAGTTCTTTCTTTGATAGTTACGATTGGGCTTGCATCTTTATTTTCAAACATAGCGCATCTTACAGGATACTCTTCGGAGGAAGCAGCTTATCTTCAGACTATGGTTCCTGGAAAAATAAATTTTCAGGGATTGGTTTTGGCTGGGATAATTGTCGGTGTTTTAGGGGTGTTGGACGATATTACTGTTGCGCAGGCTGCTGTGGTTCAAAAATTGCGGGAGGCAAATCCCCGGCTCCCAAGTAATGAGTTGTTTTTCAATGCGCTTTACGTGGGTCGGGATCATATTGCTTCTATGGTAAATACTCTAATACTTGTATACGCAGGAGCTTCTCTTCCCCTTCTTTTACTTTTTGTCAATACTTCTCAGGATTTGTCTCTGGTAATAAATAACCAATTCTTGGCAGAAGAAATTGTACGTACTCTAGTAGGCAGTATTGGGCTAATTTTTGCTGTGCCTGTGACTACTTTTTTTGCTGTAAAAGCATTTCCCCGACCTTTTTCTTCGCAATCTTAA
- a CDS encoding ATP-binding protein — protein MEIAIASGKGGVGKSMVASSLAILFSRIEEVVAVDADVDAPNLHLWLGEGEDWDLVEPLSTNSRPVIDSDKCTGCGKCVDICQFGALSFENTQTESPVLSERTGLVSRLNKYFCEGCGACAEVCPEGTIQMEPVENAEIRIKGKTNYGFPLVSAQLKPGETGSGKIVDEIKARAEEYDYEMLLIDVPAGTGCPVIAAIKDANFAVLVTEPTPSGLSDLKRVLEVINHFGVPFGVVVNKWDINSDLSSRIESDFEGKILGKISYDKGVFKAISNITPVLETGLDTVGELRGIFEKLSKCL, from the coding sequence ATGGAAATTGCTATTGCATCTGGAAAAGGTGGGGTAGGAAAAAGTATGGTTGCCTCCTCCTTGGCGATTCTTTTTTCTCGTATTGAAGAAGTAGTTGCTGTTGATGCTGATGTGGACGCCCCTAATTTACATCTTTGGTTGGGGGAGGGGGAGGATTGGGATTTGGTAGAGCCTCTTTCTACTAATAGCCGTCCAGTAATTGATTCTGATAAATGCACAGGTTGTGGTAAATGCGTTGATATTTGTCAGTTTGGTGCTCTCTCTTTTGAAAATACACAAACTGAAAGTCCCGTCCTTTCCGAGAGGACGGGACTTGTCTCTCGGTTAAACAAATATTTTTGCGAGGGTTGCGGTGCTTGCGCGGAAGTTTGTCCGGAAGGGACAATCCAAATGGAACCAGTGGAAAATGCGGAAATTCGCATTAAAGGAAAGACGAATTACGGATTCCCATTAGTTTCTGCACAGCTTAAACCGGGGGAGACGGGTTCAGGTAAAATTGTGGATGAGATAAAGGCTAGGGCGGAGGAATATGATTACGAAATGTTGTTAATTGATGTTCCTGCAGGTACGGGGTGTCCAGTAATTGCTGCTATTAAAGATGCAAATTTTGCTGTTTTGGTTACAGAACCAACACCCTCGGGACTCAGCGATTTAAAACGGGTATTGGAAGTTATTAATCACTTTGGTGTACCTTTCGGGGTGGTTGTTAATAAGTGGGATATTAACAGTGATCTTAGTTCGCGGATTGAATCTGACTTTGAAGGTAAAATATTAGGTAAAATTTCTTACGATAAGGGCGTTTTTAAAGCCATTTCTAACATCACCCCCGTTTTGGAAACAGGTTTGGATACGGTGGGGGAGCTAAGAGGAATTTTTGAAAAGCTGTCGAAATGTTTATAA